A region of Mauremys mutica isolate MM-2020 ecotype Southern chromosome 2, ASM2049712v1, whole genome shotgun sequence DNA encodes the following proteins:
- the CCDC126 gene encoding coiled-coil domain-containing protein 126, with amino-acid sequence MFLTFSRKHMSQKLSLLLLVFGFIWGLMLLRYTFQHPRHQSSAELREQILDLSKRYVKALAEENKNIMNGGNGASMAGYADLKRTIAVLLDDILQRLVKLENKVDYIVVNGSATNTTNGTSGNLVPVTTSKRVNAASNIR; translated from the exons atgtttttaacattttcaagAAAACACATGTCCCAGAAACTGAGTTTGTTgttgctggtgtttggattcatTTGGGGCTTGATGTTGCTGCGCTATACTTTTCAGCATCCAAGGCACCAAAGCAGCGCTGAATTGCGTGAACAGATACTAGACTTAAGTAAAAGATATGTGAAAGCCCTGGCAgaagaaaataagaacataatGAATGGTGGTAATGGAGCCTCAATGGCAGGATATG CTGATCTCAAAAGAACAATTGCTGTTCTTCTGGATGACATCTTACAACGTCTGGTGAAATTGGAAAACAAAGTTGACTACATTGTTGTGAATGGCTCAGCAACAAATACCACCAATGGAACCAGTGGTAATCTGGTGCCAGTAACTACAAGTAAACGTGTAAATGCAGCAAGCAATATTAGATAA